The Erythrobacter sp. JK5 genome includes a region encoding these proteins:
- a CDS encoding YggS family pyridoxal phosphate-dependent enzyme produces the protein MESAATRLAEVDTNIARMCKIARRDRDEVTLIAVSKTHPPGRIVPLLEAGHRVFGENRVQEAQDKWPGLRADYPDVELHLIGQLQSNKAEDAVDLFDVIHSLDRPSLLKALAKAMDKAGKRVPCFVQVNIGDEDQKGGCAIPDLPAFLAKARDADIPVAGLMCLPPADIEPAPFFALLYKLAQDHGLAGLSMGMSGDYETAVQLGATHVRVGTALFGARG, from the coding sequence ATGGAAAGTGCAGCCACACGACTTGCCGAAGTCGACACCAACATTGCCCGGATGTGCAAGATCGCCCGGCGCGACCGCGACGAGGTGACTCTGATCGCGGTCAGCAAGACCCATCCGCCCGGGCGGATCGTCCCTTTGCTCGAAGCCGGGCACCGGGTGTTCGGCGAAAACCGGGTGCAGGAAGCGCAGGACAAGTGGCCGGGGCTGCGCGCCGACTACCCCGACGTCGAACTGCACCTCATCGGCCAGCTGCAATCGAACAAGGCCGAGGACGCGGTGGACCTGTTCGACGTGATCCATTCGCTCGATAGGCCAAGCCTGCTCAAGGCGCTGGCCAAAGCGATGGACAAGGCGGGCAAGCGCGTGCCGTGCTTCGTGCAGGTCAATATCGGCGACGAGGACCAGAAAGGCGGCTGCGCGATCCCGGACCTGCCCGCGTTCCTGGCAAAGGCGCGTGATGCCGACATTCCGGTCGCGGGCCTGATGTGCCTGCCGCCCGCCGACATCGAACCCGCGCCGTTCTTCGCGCTGCTTTACAAGCTGGCGCAGGACCACGGGCTTGCCGGTCTAAGCATGGGAATGAGCGGCGATTACGAAACCGCGGTGCAGCTCGGCGCGACCCATGTGCGGGTCGGGACCGCGCTGTTCGGAGCGCGCGGATAA
- a CDS encoding thiamine phosphate synthase — protein MVRDQSPNAALPLLWLLSDARNDAALETAIARLPAGSGFVFRHYHLPQEARAARFASVLPLLRAGQHWAIVSASHDIAAQWGADGVYGPFRRMPPAGMKWIATAHDEDELVAADRGAADAVMLSPVFPTRSHPRGEVLGIDEFHRLARACATPVIALGGMTAERARKLEWPRWAAIDGLS, from the coding sequence ATGGTGCGAGACCAGTCCCCCAACGCCGCGCTTCCGCTGCTGTGGCTGCTGAGCGACGCGCGCAACGACGCGGCGCTCGAAACCGCCATTGCACGTCTGCCCGCAGGATCGGGATTCGTGTTCCGGCATTACCACCTGCCGCAAGAGGCCCGTGCGGCGCGGTTTGCTTCTGTCCTGCCGCTGCTTCGCGCGGGTCAGCACTGGGCAATCGTCTCCGCCAGCCACGACATCGCGGCACAGTGGGGCGCCGATGGGGTATACGGGCCATTCCGCCGCATGCCCCCGGCAGGCATGAAATGGATCGCAACCGCACACGACGAAGACGAGCTGGTCGCTGCCGATCGCGGGGCGGCCGACGCGGTCATGCTTTCGCCGGTGTTCCCCACCCGCTCGCACCCCCGGGGCGAAGTGCTTGGAATCGATGAATTCCATCGTCTCGCACGGGCGTGTGCAACCCCGGTCATCGCGCTCGGCGGGATGACTGCCGAGCGCGCGCGGAAACTCGAATGGCCGCGCTGGGCCGCAATCGACGGGTTGAGCTAG
- a CDS encoding TonB-dependent siderophore receptor, with protein MSSRFAFHSGCAIAALAISSLATPAHAQDGETAEAASAADNPLIIVTGTRRTDRTVADSTVPIDIIASDSLLNQGATETNRLLNNLVPSFNFPQPSLTDGTDSLRPATLRGLAPDQVLVLVNGKRRHISSLLNLNGSVGRGSSGVDLNAIPALAIDRIEVLRDGAASQYGSDAIAGVINIQLKRSEGGRAQATFGKYITTMDGVDQVATVAPTTGTGDNPDITFTGKDRTRRDGDTFTFATNIGLPVGASGYFNWTTEYRDRQPTNRSGPDLRRQYSGVGDPRETTFDRYSHRFGDGKSQDLNFFVNAGADLGTDFELYAFGSYGTRQANGTGFYRRSLDARNRDFANGGQPFYPDGFLPQIDSDIEDIAGAMGIRGEAGGWNLDLSVNYGSNRLDYGVSNSWNASLGGIQSPTNFDAGGLRAGQTSVNVDAQREIDLGIAVSSVAFGAEWRNENYKIIAGQLESYVAGPFTFSNGSAPGAQVFPGFAPSTAIDRSRDSYAAYLEIDTDLSDMFNIQVAGRFEDFSDFGSTVNGKLAARFEPVDGLAIRGSVSTGFRAPGMAQQFFSTTSTNNIAGVGLVEVGTFPVDSPIAVALGAEPLEPEESVNISGGVVFTMVPGLNVTVDYYNIKINERIVLTENLQGADVVAILQAAGVVGTSARFFINGIDTRTEGVDIVASYRLPDFGLGRFTLTAGYNINDTEITDRRTFSGFTAQRLFARPESFRLTDGQPSNKLNLGLDWDLAPFGATLRANRFGSVFLPIGSNGDIAIAKGDAPGDVTLSPSWVVDLEARFDALDNVQLAVGANNLLDEYPDRLPFGTVDGFNFGLNNSFLPYSSQSPFGFSGRFLYGRVSIDF; from the coding sequence ATGTCTTCACGGTTTGCATTCCACTCCGGCTGCGCGATCGCGGCTCTTGCTATTTCCAGCCTCGCCACGCCGGCCCACGCGCAGGATGGCGAAACCGCCGAGGCGGCCAGCGCCGCGGACAACCCGCTGATCATCGTCACCGGCACGCGCCGCACTGACCGGACCGTGGCCGACAGCACCGTGCCGATCGACATCATCGCCTCGGATTCGCTGCTTAACCAGGGCGCGACCGAAACCAACCGGCTGCTCAACAACCTTGTGCCGTCGTTCAACTTCCCTCAGCCCTCGCTGACCGACGGCACGGACTCACTGCGCCCGGCGACGCTGCGCGGCCTCGCGCCCGACCAGGTGCTGGTGCTGGTCAATGGCAAACGGCGTCACATCTCCTCGCTGCTCAACCTCAACGGTTCGGTCGGGCGCGGTTCGTCGGGGGTCGATCTCAACGCGATCCCGGCGCTCGCGATCGACCGGATCGAGGTACTGCGCGATGGTGCAGCCTCGCAATACGGCTCCGATGCGATCGCCGGGGTGATCAACATCCAGCTGAAACGCAGCGAGGGTGGCCGTGCGCAAGCGACCTTCGGCAAGTACATCACGACCATGGACGGCGTCGACCAGGTCGCCACGGTGGCGCCCACCACCGGCACGGGCGACAATCCCGACATTACCTTCACCGGCAAGGATCGCACCCGCCGCGACGGGGATACCTTCACCTTCGCCACCAATATCGGTCTGCCGGTCGGGGCCAGCGGATACTTCAACTGGACCACCGAATATCGCGACCGCCAGCCGACCAACCGCTCCGGGCCCGATCTGCGGCGGCAATATTCGGGCGTAGGCGATCCGCGCGAAACGACGTTCGATCGCTACAGCCACCGCTTCGGCGACGGCAAGTCGCAGGACCTCAACTTCTTCGTCAACGCCGGGGCCGACCTCGGGACAGATTTCGAACTCTACGCATTCGGTAGCTACGGCACCCGCCAGGCCAACGGCACGGGCTTCTATCGCCGCTCGCTCGATGCGCGTAACCGCGATTTCGCCAATGGCGGTCAGCCGTTCTACCCGGACGGCTTCCTGCCGCAGATCGACAGCGACATCGAAGATATCGCCGGCGCAATGGGCATTCGCGGCGAAGCCGGCGGATGGAATCTCGACCTGTCGGTCAATTACGGCTCGAACCGGCTCGATTACGGCGTATCCAACAGCTGGAACGCCTCGCTCGGCGGGATCCAGAGCCCGACCAATTTCGATGCCGGCGGACTGCGCGCAGGCCAGACTTCGGTCAATGTCGACGCCCAGCGCGAAATCGACCTCGGAATCGCCGTCAGCTCGGTCGCGTTCGGAGCGGAATGGCGCAACGAGAATTACAAGATCATCGCCGGACAGCTCGAAAGCTATGTCGCAGGGCCCTTCACCTTCTCCAACGGCTCCGCTCCAGGGGCGCAGGTGTTCCCCGGCTTCGCCCCGTCCACCGCGATTGACCGTTCGCGCGATTCCTACGCCGCCTATCTCGAAATCGACACCGACCTGTCGGACATGTTCAATATCCAGGTTGCCGGCCGGTTCGAGGATTTCTCCGATTTCGGCAGCACCGTGAACGGCAAGCTCGCAGCGCGGTTCGAGCCGGTCGACGGTCTTGCGATCCGCGGTTCGGTATCGACCGGTTTCCGCGCGCCGGGGATGGCCCAGCAATTCTTCTCCACCACCTCGACCAACAACATCGCCGGGGTCGGGCTGGTCGAGGTCGGGACTTTCCCGGTCGATTCGCCGATTGCCGTGGCGCTCGGCGCGGAGCCGCTCGAACCCGAGGAATCGGTCAATATCAGCGGCGGCGTGGTGTTCACCATGGTGCCGGGGCTGAATGTCACGGTCGATTACTACAACATCAAGATCAACGAACGCATCGTGCTGACGGAAAACCTGCAAGGGGCCGATGTGGTCGCGATCCTGCAGGCGGCGGGCGTGGTCGGCACCTCGGCGCGATTCTTCATCAACGGGATCGACACCCGCACCGAAGGGGTCGATATCGTCGCCAGCTACCGCCTACCCGATTTCGGGCTGGGGCGCTTCACGCTGACCGCCGGCTACAATATCAACGACACCGAGATCACCGACCGCCGGACCTTCAGCGGGTTCACGGCCCAGCGGCTGTTCGCCCGGCCGGAAAGCTTCCGCCTGACCGACGGTCAGCCGTCGAACAAGCTCAACCTCGGGCTCGACTGGGATCTCGCGCCGTTCGGCGCCACCTTGCGCGCCAACCGCTTCGGTTCGGTGTTCCTGCCGATCGGCAGCAATGGCGACATCGCCATCGCCAAGGGCGACGCGCCGGGCGATGTGACGCTTAGTCCGTCATGGGTGGTCGATCTCGAAGCCCGGTTCGATGCGCTCGACAATGTGCAGCTGGCGGTGGGTGCGAACAACCTGCTCGACGAATACCCCGATCGCCTGCCGTTCGGGACTGTCGACGGGTTCAACTTCGGTCTCAACAACAGCTTCCTGCCCTATTCGTCGCAGTCGCCGTTCGGCTTCAGCGGTCGCTTCCTCTACGGGCGGGTCAGCATCGACTTCTGA
- a CDS encoding GDYXXLXY domain-containing protein: MPRTAILAAIVLPVAGLAGLWGWSDHLSRQGTEWDVAIQGYDPRDLLRGHYVEFSYDWPESPGEESEEDEEGIVFEPAPQLLCLYGSAPKLERAVRIEEAQVEACAHPVRANLASVYGFSSLERGRFYLGQDRAREIDQEMLDPNQVGIVRIRQRDDGTITPFDIRFRPLTEAERAERAAEAEAEVDDIAPVPAIMTEDQAPEE, encoded by the coding sequence ATGCCCCGCACCGCCATCCTCGCCGCAATCGTGCTGCCCGTCGCGGGGCTGGCCGGACTGTGGGGCTGGAGCGACCATCTCAGTCGGCAGGGCACCGAATGGGATGTCGCGATCCAGGGTTACGACCCGCGCGACCTGCTGCGCGGTCACTATGTCGAATTCTCCTATGACTGGCCCGAATCGCCCGGTGAAGAGAGCGAAGAGGACGAGGAGGGCATTGTCTTCGAACCCGCCCCGCAATTGTTGTGCCTGTATGGCTCTGCACCCAAGCTCGAGCGCGCCGTGCGTATCGAGGAAGCGCAGGTGGAAGCCTGCGCGCATCCGGTCCGGGCCAACCTCGCCAGCGTCTATGGCTTCAGCAGCCTCGAACGCGGGAGGTTCTATCTGGGGCAGGATCGGGCACGGGAAATCGATCAGGAGATGCTCGATCCCAACCAGGTTGGGATCGTCCGGATCCGACAACGCGACGACGGCACGATCACGCCGTTCGACATACGGTTCCGCCCCTTGACCGAAGCCGAACGGGCCGAGCGCGCGGCGGAGGCGGAAGCTGAGGTCGATGACATCGCGCCGGTGCCCGCGATCATGACCGAGGATCAGGCCCCGGAGGAATAG
- a CDS encoding DUF2157 domain-containing protein, producing the protein MSTRKIEAWHGAGLIDAETRARLIAYEDEHARPLALWAVFGIGALAIGLGLISVVAANWDDIPGRVRLAIHLALIVGALAALFLRERPLRQSHPWAVEALLFVAAALGLTFFGHLGQVYQTSSPLWEPLAIWLVLFGPILLLLGRSWLTAAVLVGGAIYCAWEFSYAQDELVRRIAGQSPPYIGMALVTALPLFFAPLGAWMRGRGDRPDFWRRIEQLALVYAVIGASLSCAIASADGYSASDDVISAASQYVRAVTGIVAGLLVVVARPGISGRMSGAIVIGAGLTIAFARVVNDQGVFAALLLMVLWVGIATAALQAGWRWVFQAAVAVIALRLIILSFELASDLLLSGFGLILSGVLILCIAFVAVRVSRRFAPPAEVDGEARN; encoded by the coding sequence ATGAGCACGCGCAAGATCGAGGCCTGGCACGGCGCCGGATTGATCGATGCGGAAACGCGCGCACGCCTGATCGCCTACGAAGACGAGCACGCCCGCCCGCTGGCGTTGTGGGCGGTGTTCGGAATCGGTGCGCTTGCCATCGGCCTCGGCCTGATCTCGGTCGTTGCCGCCAACTGGGATGACATTCCGGGGCGGGTGCGGCTGGCGATCCATCTTGCGCTGATCGTCGGCGCACTGGCGGCCTTGTTCCTGCGCGAACGCCCGCTGAGGCAATCCCACCCGTGGGCGGTCGAGGCGCTGCTGTTCGTGGCTGCTGCGCTCGGCCTCACTTTCTTCGGCCATCTCGGGCAGGTCTACCAGACCAGTTCGCCGCTGTGGGAGCCGCTGGCGATCTGGCTGGTGCTGTTCGGCCCGATTCTGCTGCTGCTGGGGCGCAGCTGGCTCACCGCCGCAGTGCTGGTCGGCGGCGCGATCTATTGCGCGTGGGAGTTCAGCTACGCGCAGGACGAGCTGGTGCGGCGGATCGCGGGCCAATCGCCGCCCTACATCGGGATGGCGCTCGTCACCGCGCTGCCCCTGTTTTTCGCCCCGCTCGGCGCGTGGATGCGCGGGCGCGGCGACCGGCCTGACTTCTGGCGCCGGATCGAACAACTGGCCTTGGTTTATGCCGTGATCGGGGCCTCATTGTCCTGCGCGATTGCCAGCGCAGATGGCTATTCGGCCAGTGACGACGTGATCAGCGCGGCAAGCCAGTATGTCCGGGCCGTTACCGGGATCGTCGCCGGGCTGCTGGTTGTTGTTGCAAGACCGGGTATCTCCGGACGTATGTCGGGCGCGATCGTCATCGGAGCGGGGCTGACGATCGCGTTCGCCAGGGTCGTCAACGATCAGGGCGTGTTCGCCGCCCTGCTGCTCATGGTGCTGTGGGTCGGAATCGCTACGGCCGCGCTGCAGGCGGGTTGGCGCTGGGTGTTCCAGGCGGCCGTCGCGGTCATCGCGCTGCGGTTGATCATCCTGAGCTTCGAGCTGGCGAGCGACCTGTTGCTCAGCGGTTTCGGCTTGATTCTGTCGGGCGTCCTGATCCTCTGCATCGCCTTTGTCGCTGTGAGGGTCAGCCGCCGGTTCGCGCCGCCCGCGGAAGTTGACGGCGAGGCTCGCAACTGA
- a CDS encoding substrate-binding domain-containing protein translates to MKSTKTVALALMATLALAACSDAGSGGGNRDSIRAVGSSTVYPFAKQVAESFARSQPNFKSPLIESTGTGGGMQLFCSGVGADTPDMANASRRMKVSEFEKCVANGVTDVIELQVGLDGIAFASAKDGIMLNLSPKIVYEALAASPYGGEQTAKTWADVDPSLPAEPILVYGPPSTSGTRDALKELVLEAGCKSNPDMEALKESDEDRYDQVCTEVRSDGAYVDQGEQDNLIVQKIESNPKSVGVFGYSYLEENLDKVQGLPMNGVAPTYENIASFEYPGARPLFVYVKKAHLSAIPGLAEYLQEWVKSWTADGPLAKIGLVASPPDVMAANEAKVTNLTPLTKEELAKK, encoded by the coding sequence ATGAAATCGACGAAGACAGTTGCGCTGGCCCTGATGGCGACCCTTGCGCTCGCGGCATGCAGCGATGCGGGAAGCGGCGGGGGTAACCGCGATTCGATCCGCGCGGTCGGCTCCTCGACCGTCTATCCGTTCGCCAAGCAGGTTGCCGAAAGCTTCGCGCGCTCGCAGCCGAACTTCAAATCGCCGCTGATCGAATCGACCGGCACCGGCGGGGGCATGCAGCTGTTCTGTTCGGGTGTCGGTGCCGACACGCCCGACATGGCCAACGCGTCGCGCCGGATGAAGGTGAGCGAATTCGAAAAGTGCGTCGCCAACGGTGTGACCGACGTGATCGAACTGCAGGTCGGGCTCGATGGCATCGCGTTCGCCTCCGCCAAGGACGGCATCATGCTCAACCTCTCGCCCAAGATCGTTTACGAAGCGCTCGCGGCGAGCCCCTATGGCGGCGAGCAGACTGCCAAGACCTGGGCCGATGTCGACCCATCGCTCCCGGCCGAGCCGATCCTCGTCTACGGTCCGCCCAGCACTTCGGGTACGCGCGACGCGCTCAAGGAACTGGTGCTCGAAGCCGGTTGCAAGTCGAACCCGGACATGGAAGCGCTCAAGGAATCCGATGAAGATCGCTACGACCAGGTCTGCACCGAAGTGCGTTCGGACGGCGCCTATGTCGACCAGGGCGAGCAGGACAATCTGATCGTCCAGAAGATCGAGAGCAATCCGAAGTCGGTTGGCGTGTTCGGCTATTCGTATCTCGAGGAAAACCTCGACAAGGTTCAGGGTCTGCCGATGAACGGCGTTGCCCCGACCTACGAAAATATCGCAAGCTTCGAATATCCCGGCGCCCGCCCGCTGTTCGTCTACGTCAAGAAAGCGCATCTGAGCGCGATCCCCGGCCTTGCCGAATACCTGCAGGAGTGGGTCAAGAGCTGGACGGCCGATGGCCCGCTGGCGAAGATCGGACTGGTCGCCTCGCCCCCCGACGTGATGGCGGCCAACGAAGCCAAGGTGACCAATCTTACCCCGCTGACCAAGGAAGAGCTGGCCAAGAAGTAG
- a CDS encoding OprO/OprP family phosphate-selective porin has translation MTFRVSHIALAGALAFASSPLAAQDTEQLQEELAEMRAMMAQMAERMTALEAELAQTEAQAAAANAKADAAQVAAASAGSDSGKSPAIAFKGAPEIKGEGGWSFKPRGRLQYDAGFVNAPDSTGREDGFGSEARRARLGVSGDIPGGFGYKFEVDFAGNDVSVTDALISYDAGGAEISVGQFNTFQSLEELTSSLHTSFIERAAFTDAFGFERRVGAAVEFGGENVLVQAGVFTDNMEDLSNKNWSADGRVVFMPKLGDGQLHLGGSVHYTDLETGSTVRYRQRPLVHFTSERFVNTGQLGASSEFGFGVEGAFISGPFHAAAEGFWQNVSLPTAIDNPTFFGGYAEVGYFLTKGDTRGYKGGKFDRTKPANPVGEGGMGSLQVNLRYDRLDLSDAGIVGGTQDGIFASLVWKPTDYTMLLANYGRLDYEDAVFPTASGSRDYGVDTFAVRAQIDF, from the coding sequence ATGACCTTCAGAGTTTCCCATATCGCGCTTGCCGGAGCGCTGGCGTTCGCGTCCAGCCCGCTGGCGGCGCAGGATACCGAACAGCTGCAGGAGGAGCTTGCCGAAATGCGCGCCATGATGGCGCAGATGGCAGAGCGCATGACCGCGCTCGAAGCCGAACTGGCGCAGACCGAGGCGCAGGCAGCTGCGGCAAACGCCAAGGCCGATGCGGCCCAGGTGGCAGCCGCGAGCGCGGGTTCCGATTCCGGCAAGAGCCCCGCGATAGCCTTCAAGGGCGCGCCCGAGATCAAGGGCGAGGGCGGCTGGAGCTTCAAGCCGCGCGGTCGCCTTCAGTATGACGCGGGCTTCGTCAACGCACCGGATTCAACCGGTCGCGAAGACGGGTTCGGCAGCGAAGCGCGGCGCGCGCGGCTGGGCGTGTCGGGCGATATTCCCGGCGGTTTCGGTTACAAGTTCGAAGTCGATTTTGCCGGAAACGATGTCTCCGTGACTGACGCGCTCATCTCCTACGATGCCGGTGGCGCGGAAATCTCGGTCGGGCAATTCAACACGTTCCAGTCGCTCGAAGAGCTGACCAGCAGCCTGCACACCAGCTTCATCGAGCGCGCCGCGTTCACCGACGCGTTCGGATTCGAGCGGCGGGTCGGTGCGGCGGTCGAATTCGGCGGCGAGAACGTGCTCGTCCAGGCAGGCGTCTTCACCGACAACATGGAAGACCTTTCCAACAAGAACTGGAGCGCGGATGGCCGCGTGGTGTTCATGCCAAAGCTCGGCGATGGCCAGCTGCATCTCGGCGGCTCGGTGCATTACACCGACCTCGAAACCGGTTCGACCGTGCGCTATCGCCAGCGTCCGCTGGTGCACTTCACCTCCGAACGGTTCGTCAACACCGGCCAGCTCGGTGCCAGCAGCGAATTCGGCTTCGGGGTGGAGGGCGCCTTCATTTCCGGCCCGTTCCACGCTGCCGCCGAAGGGTTCTGGCAGAACGTTAGCCTCCCCACCGCGATCGACAACCCGACCTTTTTCGGCGGTTATGCCGAAGTCGGCTACTTCCTGACAAAGGGCGATACCCGCGGCTACAAGGGCGGCAAATTCGATCGCACCAAGCCCGCCAACCCGGTCGGCGAAGGCGGCATGGGCTCACTGCAGGTCAACCTGCGATACGATCGGCTCGACCTTTCCGATGCGGGGATTGTTGGCGGAACGCAGGACGGCATTTTCGCCTCGCTGGTGTGGAAACCGACCGATTACACCATGCTGCTCGCGAATTATGGGCGACTGGATTATGAAGACGCCGTCTTTCCGACCGCTTCCGGCAGTCGCGACTATGGAGTCGATACGTTTGCGGTACGGGCGCAGATCGATTTCTGA
- a CDS encoding thioesterase family protein, with protein MSRFTRTFTAAPEHIDELGHVNNSVWVQWIQDLATAHWEAVARPEDVAQFFWVVIRHEIDYRGNIAAGESAVGETFIPDPAKGAKSVRHVEFRDEAGKILVSAQTTWAMLDRASGRLARVRPEVIAPFAAD; from the coding sequence GTGAGCCGCTTTACCCGGACGTTCACCGCCGCGCCCGAACACATCGACGAGCTGGGACACGTCAACAATTCGGTCTGGGTGCAGTGGATCCAGGACCTCGCGACCGCGCATTGGGAAGCGGTTGCCCGGCCCGAGGACGTGGCGCAATTTTTCTGGGTCGTGATCCGCCACGAGATTGATTACCGGGGCAATATCGCAGCGGGCGAGAGCGCTGTTGGCGAGACCTTCATCCCCGATCCGGCCAAAGGCGCGAAGTCGGTGCGCCATGTCGAATTCAGGGATGAAGCCGGCAAGATTCTGGTCAGCGCGCAAACCACCTGGGCGATGCTCGACCGGGCAAGCGGGCGGCTCGCGCGCGTCCGGCCCGAGGTGATCGCGCCGTTCGCAGCGGACTGA
- a CDS encoding S9 family peptidase, with product MTCLRIASLTCAAAIAIAPLGAALAQTSKDNQSVTTADAAIPTSPPIAEKREHSYSHHGITIADPYDWLYDKSYPTVDDEDVLDYLKAENAWFEANMAPREAFTEALFKEMRARIKEDDSTVPQREGDYLYWSEFEEGAQYRKHYRKPVGAGEDAEPQLILDETALAQGLEYFRLGAASVSRNGRYLAYSTDTNGSERFTARIKDLETGELLPDEIPNLRSGLTWVANDTALVYGPSTENWRTLEARLHVVGTPVEDDVTLYREQDESFGVDTGLSAQEDWLIIESGDNETREVRFVSAADPTGEQVLVRPRKKGVEYAIDIRDGEVFVLTNDDHLNFRLAKATLEAPGDWETVIAGSNEFYLTDFQLFRDFFVTEGRLNGLDQVEIRTYDAPTKATPIAFPEASYSAGLSNNPEYDQSKLRLAYESMITPDSVYDYDVAGAALELLKQQEIPSGYDASLYTTERIEIEARDGTMVPVSILMRKDRPAGGPLHLYAYGAYGYAIPPGFTTSRLSLVDRGFAYAIAHIRGGDDLGRRWYLQGKLYERTNTFNDFVDVGRGLIARGYTAEGKVTASGGSAGGELMGAIVNQDPAQYGAVVAHVPFVDVLNTMLNAELPLTPGEWQEWGNPIEDKQAFAYILSYSPYDQVKAQDYPPMLVTAGLNDPRVTYWEPAKWVARLRDTKTDDNVLLLKTNMGAGHGGKSGRWNSLYETAEEFAFILWQMGMAKESEGE from the coding sequence ATGACCTGCCTCCGGATCGCATCCCTCACCTGTGCCGCCGCCATCGCCATCGCGCCTCTGGGCGCCGCGCTGGCCCAAACCAGCAAGGACAATCAAAGCGTGACAACCGCCGACGCCGCTATTCCCACCTCTCCTCCGATCGCGGAAAAGCGCGAACACAGCTATTCGCATCACGGCATCACCATCGCCGATCCGTACGACTGGCTTTATGACAAGTCGTATCCGACGGTCGATGACGAGGACGTGCTCGATTACCTCAAGGCCGAAAACGCCTGGTTCGAAGCGAACATGGCCCCGCGCGAGGCATTCACCGAGGCGCTGTTCAAGGAGATGCGCGCGCGCATCAAGGAAGACGACAGCACCGTTCCCCAGCGCGAGGGCGACTACCTCTACTGGTCGGAATTCGAAGAAGGCGCGCAGTACCGCAAGCATTACCGCAAACCGGTCGGCGCGGGCGAGGATGCCGAGCCGCAGCTGATCCTCGACGAAACGGCGCTGGCCCAGGGACTCGAATACTTCCGCCTCGGCGCGGCCTCTGTGAGCAGGAACGGCCGCTATCTCGCCTATTCGACCGACACCAACGGGTCGGAGCGATTCACCGCGCGAATCAAGGATCTCGAAACCGGAGAATTGCTGCCCGACGAGATTCCGAACCTGCGCAGCGGCCTGACCTGGGTCGCGAATGATACCGCGCTGGTTTACGGCCCTTCGACCGAGAACTGGCGTACGCTCGAAGCCAGGCTGCATGTTGTCGGGACCCCTGTCGAAGACGACGTGACCCTCTATCGGGAGCAGGACGAAAGCTTCGGCGTCGACACCGGGCTGTCGGCGCAGGAAGACTGGCTCATCATCGAAAGCGGCGACAACGAGACGCGCGAAGTGCGTTTCGTTTCCGCCGCCGATCCAACCGGCGAGCAGGTGTTGGTCAGGCCGCGCAAGAAAGGCGTCGAATACGCGATCGACATCCGGGACGGCGAGGTGTTCGTCCTGACCAACGACGACCACCTCAATTTCCGCCTCGCCAAGGCTACGCTCGAGGCGCCGGGCGATTGGGAGACGGTGATTGCCGGGTCGAACGAGTTCTACCTGACCGATTTCCAGCTGTTCAGGGATTTCTTCGTCACCGAAGGACGGTTGAATGGGCTCGATCAGGTTGAAATCCGCACTTATGACGCGCCGACTAAAGCCACCCCGATTGCCTTCCCCGAAGCGAGTTATTCGGCGGGGCTTTCGAACAATCCCGAATACGATCAGAGCAAGCTGCGGCTCGCCTACGAGAGCATGATCACGCCCGATTCGGTGTACGATTACGACGTTGCCGGTGCCGCGCTCGAATTGCTCAAGCAGCAGGAAATCCCGAGCGGCTACGATGCCTCGCTCTACACTACCGAGCGCATCGAGATCGAAGCGCGCGACGGGACGATGGTCCCGGTCAGCATCCTGATGCGCAAGGATCGTCCGGCTGGCGGCCCGCTGCACCTCTACGCTTATGGTGCCTATGGTTACGCCATCCCGCCGGGGTTCACGACCTCGCGCCTGAGCCTGGTCGATCGCGGTTTCGCCTATGCGATTGCGCATATTCGTGGCGGCGACGACCTCGGGCGGCGCTGGTACCTGCAGGGCAAGTTGTACGAGCGCACCAACACCTTCAACGATTTCGTCGATGTCGGGCGCGGGTTGATCGCCAGGGGCTATACCGCCGAAGGCAAAGTCACGGCGAGCGGCGGTTCGGCAGGCGGCGAGCTGATGGGCGCGATCGTCAACCAGGACCCGGCGCAGTATGGCGCGGTGGTGGCGCATGTGCCGTTCGTCGACGTGCTCAACACCATGCTCAACGCCGAGCTGCCGCTGACGCCGGGCGAATGGCAGGAATGGGGCAACCCGATCGAGGACAAGCAGGCCTTTGCCTACATCCTCAGCTATTCGCCCTACGATCAGGTCAAGGCGCAGGATTACCCGCCGATGCTGGTCACCGCAGGCTTGAACGACCCGCGCGTGACCTATTGGGAGCCCGCCAAATGGGTCGCCAGGCTGCGCGACACCAAGACCGACGACAATGTGCTGTTGCTCAAGACCAACATGGGCGCAGGCCACGGCGGCAAGTCGGGCCGCTGGAATTCGCTGTATGAGACGGCAGAGGAGTTCGCCTTCATCCTGTGGCAGATGGGGATGGCTAAAGAGAGCGAGGGCGAGTGA